In Cervus canadensis isolate Bull #8, Minnesota chromosome 6, ASM1932006v1, whole genome shotgun sequence, one DNA window encodes the following:
- the LOC122443831 gene encoding acyl-coenzyme A thioesterase 1-like isoform X3 has protein sequence MQGRFFATGPPEPGPFPGIMDILGAGGGLLEYRASLLAGKGFAVMALAYYNYEDLPKSLENLHLEYFEEAVNYLLNHPQVKGPGVGLLGISKGGELCLSMASFLKGITAAVIINGSVASVGGNLHYKGEILPPVGFNQNRIKMTKDGFVDIVEILNCPLEGPDQKSFIPVERAECPFLFLVGQDDHNWKSEFYANEASKRLQAHGKAKPQVICYPGTGHYIEPPYFPLCPASLHTLVGVPVIWGGEPRAHARAQVDAWQQLQTFFHKHLGGDKGPSCDLLC, from the exons atgcaaggcagattcttcgccactggaccaccag aaCCCGGGCCCTTTCCTGGGATTATGGACATTTTGGGAGCTGGAGGTGGCCTTCTGGAATATCGAGCTAGTCTGCTGGCTGGGAAGGGTTTTGCTGTGATGGCGCTGGCTTATTACAACTATGAGGACCTGCCCAAGAGCCTGGAGAACCTCCACCTGGAGTACTTCGAAGAAGCTGTGAACTACCTGCTTAATCACCCTCAG GTGAAGGGTCCAGGAGTTGGGCTGCTTGGGATTTCAAAAGGAGGTGAGCTCTGCCTCTCCATGGCTTCCTTCCTGAAGGGCATCACTGCAGCCGTCATAATCAATGGCTCTGTGGCTTCTGTCGGTGGAAACTTACACTACAAAGGTGAGATTCTGCCACCTGTGGGTTTCAACCAAAATCGAATCAAGATGACTAAAGATGGCTTTGTAGACATTGTGGAAATCCTGAACTGCCCTTTGGAAGGACCTGACCAGAAGAGCTTCATTCCTGTGGAAAGGGCTGAGTGCCCCTTCCTGTTTCTTGTGGGTCAGGATGACCACAACTGGAAGAGTGAATTCTATGCTAATGAGGCCTCTAAACGCTTGCAGGCCCACGGGAAGGCAAAACCCCAGGTCATCTGTTACCCAGGGACGGGGCACTACATTGAACCTCCTTACTTCCCCCTGTGCCCGGCTTCCCTGCACACCTTAGTGGGCGTTCCTGTCATCTGGGGAGGGGAGCCCAGGGCTCATGCCAGGGCCCAGGTAGATGCTTGGCAGCAGCTCCAGACTTTCTTCCATAAACACCTGGGTGGGGATAAGGGGCCAAGCTGTGATCTTTTATGCTAA
- the LOC122443831 gene encoding acyl-coenzyme A thioesterase 1-like isoform X1: MVVSSQALLRHFGFCRWGPTRWVQLAGPLKLRTGNPVSWTTVRLVTTVTLEPAGRCRWDEPVRIAVRGLAPGQPVTLRASLRDEKGALFRAHARYCADAAGLLDLERAPALGGSFAGLEPMGLFWALEPEKPLLRLVKRDVQTPFAVELEVLDGHEPEAQRLLGRAVHERDFLAPGVRREPVRAGRVRATLFLPPGEPSASATSSVLVREEGKPGPFPGIMDILGAGGGLLEYRASLLAGKGFAVMALAYYNYEDLPKSLENLHLEYFEEAVNYLLNHPQVKGPGVGLLGISKGGELCLSMASFLKGITAAVIINGSVASVGGNLHYKGEILPPVGFNQNRIKMTKDGFVDIVEILNCPLEGPDQKSFIPVERAECPFLFLVGQDDHNWKSEFYANEASKRLQAHGKAKPQVICYPGTGHYIEPPYFPLCPASLHTLVGVPVIWGGEPRAHARAQVDAWQQLQTFFHKHLGGDKGPSCDLLC; the protein is encoded by the exons ATGGTGGTCTCCTCTCAGGCTCTCCTGAGACACTTTGGATTCTGCCGATGGGGCCCGACGCGCTGGGTGCAGCTGGCAGGACCTCTAAAGCTGAGGACTGGTAACCCAGTCTCTTGGACCACTGTCCGGTTGGTGACGACCGTGACTCTGGAGCCGGCGGGCCGCTGCCGCTGGGACGAGCCCGTGCGCATCGCTGTCCGCGGCCTGGCGCCGGGGCAGCCGGTCACGCTGCGCGCGTCCCTGCGCGACGAGAAGGGCGCGCTCTTCAGGGCCCACGCGCGCTACTGCGCCGACGCCGCCGGCCTGCTGGACCTGGAGCGCGCGCCCGCGCTGGGCGGCAGCTTCGCGGGGCTCGAGCCCATGGGGCTCTTCTGGGCTCTGGAGCCCGAGAAGCCCTTGCTGCGCCTGGTGAAGCGGGACGTGCAGACGCCCTTCGCCGTGGAGCTGGAGGTGCTCGACGGTCACGAGCCCGAGGCCCAGCGGCTCCTGGGCCGGGCGGTGCACGAGCGCGACTTCCTGGCGCCCGGGGTGCGGCGCGAGCCGGTGCGCGCGGGCCGGGTGCGCGCCACGCTCTTCCTGCCGCCAGGTGAGCCGTCGGCATCCGCAACTTCATCTGTCCTTGTGCGAGAGGAAGGCA aaCCCGGGCCCTTTCCTGGGATTATGGACATTTTGGGAGCTGGAGGTGGCCTTCTGGAATATCGAGCTAGTCTGCTGGCTGGGAAGGGTTTTGCTGTGATGGCGCTGGCTTATTACAACTATGAGGACCTGCCCAAGAGCCTGGAGAACCTCCACCTGGAGTACTTCGAAGAAGCTGTGAACTACCTGCTTAATCACCCTCAG GTGAAGGGTCCAGGAGTTGGGCTGCTTGGGATTTCAAAAGGAGGTGAGCTCTGCCTCTCCATGGCTTCCTTCCTGAAGGGCATCACTGCAGCCGTCATAATCAATGGCTCTGTGGCTTCTGTCGGTGGAAACTTACACTACAAAGGTGAGATTCTGCCACCTGTGGGTTTCAACCAAAATCGAATCAAGATGACTAAAGATGGCTTTGTAGACATTGTGGAAATCCTGAACTGCCCTTTGGAAGGACCTGACCAGAAGAGCTTCATTCCTGTGGAAAGGGCTGAGTGCCCCTTCCTGTTTCTTGTGGGTCAGGATGACCACAACTGGAAGAGTGAATTCTATGCTAATGAGGCCTCTAAACGCTTGCAGGCCCACGGGAAGGCAAAACCCCAGGTCATCTGTTACCCAGGGACGGGGCACTACATTGAACCTCCTTACTTCCCCCTGTGCCCGGCTTCCCTGCACACCTTAGTGGGCGTTCCTGTCATCTGGGGAGGGGAGCCCAGGGCTCATGCCAGGGCCCAGGTAGATGCTTGGCAGCAGCTCCAGACTTTCTTCCATAAACACCTGGGTGGGGATAAGGGGCCAAGCTGTGATCTTTTATGCTAA
- the LOC122443831 gene encoding acyl-coenzyme A thioesterase 1-like isoform X2: MVVSSQALLRHFGFCRWGPTRWVQLAGPLKLRTGNPVSWTTVRLVTTVTLEPAGRCRWDEPVRIAVRGLAPGQPVTLRASLRDEKGALFRAHARYCADAAGLLDLERAPALGGSFAGLEPMGLFWALEPEKPLLRLVKRDVQTPFAVELEVLDGHEPEAQRLLGRAVHERDFLAPGVRREPVRAGRVRATLFLPPEPGPFPGIMDILGAGGGLLEYRASLLAGKGFAVMALAYYNYEDLPKSLENLHLEYFEEAVNYLLNHPQVKGPGVGLLGISKGGELCLSMASFLKGITAAVIINGSVASVGGNLHYKGEILPPVGFNQNRIKMTKDGFVDIVEILNCPLEGPDQKSFIPVERAECPFLFLVGQDDHNWKSEFYANEASKRLQAHGKAKPQVICYPGTGHYIEPPYFPLCPASLHTLVGVPVIWGGEPRAHARAQVDAWQQLQTFFHKHLGGDKGPSCDLLC, from the exons ATGGTGGTCTCCTCTCAGGCTCTCCTGAGACACTTTGGATTCTGCCGATGGGGCCCGACGCGCTGGGTGCAGCTGGCAGGACCTCTAAAGCTGAGGACTGGTAACCCAGTCTCTTGGACCACTGTCCGGTTGGTGACGACCGTGACTCTGGAGCCGGCGGGCCGCTGCCGCTGGGACGAGCCCGTGCGCATCGCTGTCCGCGGCCTGGCGCCGGGGCAGCCGGTCACGCTGCGCGCGTCCCTGCGCGACGAGAAGGGCGCGCTCTTCAGGGCCCACGCGCGCTACTGCGCCGACGCCGCCGGCCTGCTGGACCTGGAGCGCGCGCCCGCGCTGGGCGGCAGCTTCGCGGGGCTCGAGCCCATGGGGCTCTTCTGGGCTCTGGAGCCCGAGAAGCCCTTGCTGCGCCTGGTGAAGCGGGACGTGCAGACGCCCTTCGCCGTGGAGCTGGAGGTGCTCGACGGTCACGAGCCCGAGGCCCAGCGGCTCCTGGGCCGGGCGGTGCACGAGCGCGACTTCCTGGCGCCCGGGGTGCGGCGCGAGCCGGTGCGCGCGGGCCGGGTGCGCGCCACGCTCTTCCTGCCGCCAG aaCCCGGGCCCTTTCCTGGGATTATGGACATTTTGGGAGCTGGAGGTGGCCTTCTGGAATATCGAGCTAGTCTGCTGGCTGGGAAGGGTTTTGCTGTGATGGCGCTGGCTTATTACAACTATGAGGACCTGCCCAAGAGCCTGGAGAACCTCCACCTGGAGTACTTCGAAGAAGCTGTGAACTACCTGCTTAATCACCCTCAG GTGAAGGGTCCAGGAGTTGGGCTGCTTGGGATTTCAAAAGGAGGTGAGCTCTGCCTCTCCATGGCTTCCTTCCTGAAGGGCATCACTGCAGCCGTCATAATCAATGGCTCTGTGGCTTCTGTCGGTGGAAACTTACACTACAAAGGTGAGATTCTGCCACCTGTGGGTTTCAACCAAAATCGAATCAAGATGACTAAAGATGGCTTTGTAGACATTGTGGAAATCCTGAACTGCCCTTTGGAAGGACCTGACCAGAAGAGCTTCATTCCTGTGGAAAGGGCTGAGTGCCCCTTCCTGTTTCTTGTGGGTCAGGATGACCACAACTGGAAGAGTGAATTCTATGCTAATGAGGCCTCTAAACGCTTGCAGGCCCACGGGAAGGCAAAACCCCAGGTCATCTGTTACCCAGGGACGGGGCACTACATTGAACCTCCTTACTTCCCCCTGTGCCCGGCTTCCCTGCACACCTTAGTGGGCGTTCCTGTCATCTGGGGAGGGGAGCCCAGGGCTCATGCCAGGGCCCAGGTAGATGCTTGGCAGCAGCTCCAGACTTTCTTCCATAAACACCTGGGTGGGGATAAGGGGCCAAGCTGTGATCTTTTATGCTAA